In Streptomyces sp. NBC_00414, a single window of DNA contains:
- a CDS encoding phospholipid carrier-dependent glycosyltransferase: protein MSAPHIARPAGDEHTAPRPPEPTAAGERPGRTGGLRWCVGLARHRRWLYALAVVALLAEMAVAMVTTAVEQTPTIDEPVYVATAEVYLKERSFRYNPEHPPLGKLIIASGLVFTDARHDPDFVGSQTALGRHVLYETGNDPGRLMLYARLPVIVLTLLFGLVVLAFARDLAGPAGGLLALALYAFSPDVIANGSLATLDVPAAGFLLTTGWLLWRARRRPYLCLPLAGVALGAAAATKMSVLPVVPVLMLPAVLSFWHARRTPGADARARLRLLAYGAAAAVGMALVAVAVVWATYLVVDPRLRWATPENVPDIRGMRGRVAAWLPFPEAYRDGMRIQFGFEYDVWEGFLFGRLYEGSLWYYLPAALLVKTPLGMLALWTAGAVAILAVRRLRPAAPYVLVPAAVLLAVSMNGARDLGVRYAVFMPMFLAVAAAGATLFRHRAAHWVTVALVCFVAVSSLRAYPYYLPYSNEAFGGPSKTHLRLHDSNVDWGQDLGRLADHLDRHHHGERVWLVYKGAGVPSYYGIDASDPLKAPLGEVHGLLVVSDSAAAKADGRLAALLDTSTPVDEVGHSITVYRRR, encoded by the coding sequence ATGAGCGCCCCGCACATCGCCCGGCCGGCGGGTGACGAGCACACCGCCCCCCGTCCACCCGAACCGACAGCCGCGGGCGAACGGCCGGGCCGTACAGGCGGGTTGCGGTGGTGTGTCGGGCTCGCACGGCACCGGCGGTGGCTGTACGCGCTGGCCGTCGTCGCGCTCCTCGCCGAGATGGCGGTGGCGATGGTCACCACCGCCGTCGAACAGACCCCCACCATCGACGAGCCCGTGTACGTGGCCACGGCCGAGGTCTACCTCAAGGAACGCAGCTTCCGTTACAACCCCGAACACCCGCCCCTGGGAAAGCTGATCATCGCGTCCGGCCTGGTGTTCACCGACGCGCGGCACGACCCCGACTTCGTCGGAAGCCAGACGGCGCTCGGACGGCACGTCCTGTACGAGACGGGCAACGACCCGGGCCGTCTGATGCTGTACGCACGCCTCCCGGTGATCGTCCTCACGCTGCTGTTCGGCCTGGTCGTCCTGGCGTTCGCCCGCGACCTCGCTGGACCGGCCGGCGGCCTCCTGGCCCTGGCCCTGTACGCGTTCTCCCCGGACGTCATCGCGAACGGCTCGCTGGCCACGCTCGACGTGCCCGCCGCCGGATTCCTGCTCACCACCGGCTGGCTCCTGTGGCGGGCGCGGCGGCGGCCGTACCTCTGCCTCCCGCTCGCGGGCGTGGCCCTGGGCGCGGCGGCGGCCACCAAGATGAGCGTGCTGCCGGTGGTTCCGGTGCTGATGCTGCCGGCCGTCCTGTCGTTCTGGCACGCCCGACGGACCCCGGGAGCCGACGCCCGCGCCCGGCTCAGGCTCCTCGCGTACGGGGCGGCGGCCGCCGTCGGCATGGCACTGGTCGCGGTCGCCGTCGTCTGGGCCACCTATCTCGTCGTCGACCCGCGGCTGCGCTGGGCGACGCCCGAGAACGTGCCGGACATCCGCGGGATGCGCGGCCGTGTCGCGGCCTGGCTGCCGTTCCCCGAGGCCTACCGGGACGGCATGCGCATCCAGTTCGGCTTCGAGTACGACGTCTGGGAGGGCTTCCTGTTCGGGCGGCTCTACGAGGGCTCGCTCTGGTACTACCTGCCTGCCGCGCTCCTGGTGAAGACCCCGCTCGGCATGCTCGCACTGTGGACCGCGGGCGCCGTCGCGATCCTGGCCGTACGCCGGCTGCGCCCCGCCGCGCCGTACGTGCTCGTCCCCGCCGCCGTACTCCTGGCCGTCTCGATGAACGGCGCCCGGGATCTCGGTGTGCGGTACGCCGTGTTCATGCCGATGTTCCTGGCGGTCGCCGCCGCCGGAGCGACGCTCTTCCGGCACCGCGCGGCCCACTGGGTGACGGTGGCGCTGGTCTGCTTCGTGGCGGTCAGCTCGCTGCGCGCCTACCCGTACTACCTGCCGTACTCCAACGAGGCGTTCGGCGGACCGTCGAAGACCCATCTGCGGCTGCACGACTCGAACGTCGACTGGGGCCAGGACCTGGGCCGCCTGGCGGACCACCTAGACCGGCACCATCACGGCGAGCGGGTCTGGCTCGTCTACAAGGGCGCGGGCGTGCCCTCCTACTACGGCATCGACGCGTCCGACCCGCTCAAGGCCCCCCTCGGCGAGGTGCACGGGCTGCTGGTCGTGTCCGACTCCGCGGCGGCGAAGGCCGACGGACGCCTGGCCGCACTGCTCGACACCAGTACGCCGGTCGACGAGGTCGGCCACTCGATCACGGTGTACCGGCGCCGCTGA
- a CDS encoding RICIN domain-containing protein, with amino-acid sequence MFRSSGPTRSPGRRTPTLLSALVLVASAASAVVAAPPARAESAAALPTGWTTVVNAGSGKCVDARAAGTADGTAVQQYACNSSQAQQWELRDTSDGRVRVDNRADATKSWDVADVSVADGAPVQLWTYGGGTNQQWQPVADAGGTTYHFVNRNSGKCLDVPSASTADGVQLQQWTCNGSAAQSFRVAPVDAQQPPGTPDLGPNVTVFDPSTPAATIQNSLDAAFSQQETNQFGTARKAFLFKPGTYDANANVGFYTQVAGLGLSPDDVNIRGAVHAEADWFQGNATQNFWRSAENLSVTPTSGTDRWAVSQAAPYRRMHLRGNLQLDDGGWSSGGFMADTKIDGQVRSGSQQQWLSRNTEWSSWTGSNWNMVFVGAQNAPANTFPSPPYTTVDRTPVSREKPFLYVDAAGAYKVFVPAVRTDSRGTTWAAGTPAGSSLPLSDFFVVKPGATAAQMNDALAQGKNLLVTPGVYHLNQTLKVTRPDTVVLGLGLATLIPDNGVTAMTVADVDGIKLAGILFDAGTTNSAQLLEMGPSGSSADHGGNPSSLHDVFFRIGGAAVGKATTSLTVNSDDVIGDHLWIWRADHGNGVGWNTNTADTGLVVNGDDVTMYGLFVEHYQKHQTIWNGNGGRTYFYQNEMPYDPPNQAAWMNGSTQGYAAYKVANSVTSHQVYGFGSYCYFNVNPAVTAEHAIEAPNSANVRFRSMVTVSLGGTGTIRHVVNDRGGPSNSATNVANLVSHP; translated from the coding sequence GTGTTCAGATCGAGCGGACCGACCAGATCACCTGGCCGCCGGACACCCACGCTGCTCTCCGCCCTCGTCCTGGTGGCGTCGGCGGCTAGCGCCGTGGTGGCCGCCCCACCCGCACGGGCCGAGTCGGCCGCCGCCCTCCCCACCGGCTGGACCACCGTGGTCAACGCGGGCAGCGGCAAGTGTGTCGACGCCCGGGCCGCCGGAACGGCCGACGGCACCGCGGTCCAGCAGTACGCGTGCAACAGCAGCCAGGCCCAGCAGTGGGAGCTGCGCGACACCAGCGACGGGCGGGTGCGGGTCGACAACCGCGCCGACGCCACCAAGTCCTGGGACGTCGCCGACGTCTCGGTCGCGGACGGCGCGCCCGTGCAGCTGTGGACGTACGGCGGCGGGACGAACCAGCAGTGGCAGCCCGTCGCGGACGCGGGCGGGACGACCTATCACTTCGTGAACCGGAACAGCGGCAAGTGCCTGGACGTGCCGAGCGCGTCGACCGCCGACGGCGTCCAGCTCCAGCAGTGGACCTGCAACGGCTCCGCGGCCCAGTCCTTCCGCGTCGCCCCCGTGGACGCCCAACAGCCGCCCGGCACCCCGGACCTGGGCCCGAACGTGACCGTGTTCGACCCGTCCACCCCGGCCGCCACCATCCAGAACAGCCTCGACGCGGCCTTCTCCCAGCAGGAGACCAACCAGTTCGGCACCGCCCGCAAGGCCTTCCTCTTCAAGCCGGGCACCTACGACGCGAACGCCAACGTCGGCTTCTACACCCAGGTCGCGGGTCTCGGCCTCTCCCCCGACGACGTCAACATCCGCGGCGCGGTGCACGCCGAGGCCGACTGGTTCCAGGGCAACGCCACGCAGAACTTCTGGCGTTCGGCGGAGAACCTGTCCGTGACACCGACCTCCGGCACCGACCGCTGGGCCGTCTCCCAGGCCGCCCCGTACCGCCGGATGCATCTGCGCGGCAACCTCCAGCTCGACGACGGCGGCTGGTCCAGCGGCGGCTTCATGGCCGACACGAAGATCGACGGACAGGTCAGGTCGGGCTCGCAGCAGCAGTGGCTGTCGCGGAACACCGAGTGGTCGAGCTGGACGGGCTCGAACTGGAACATGGTCTTCGTCGGCGCGCAGAACGCCCCCGCGAACACCTTCCCCAGTCCCCCGTACACGACGGTCGACCGGACACCCGTCTCGCGTGAGAAGCCCTTCCTGTACGTCGATGCGGCCGGCGCGTACAAGGTGTTCGTCCCCGCCGTGCGCACCGACTCGCGCGGCACCACCTGGGCGGCCGGCACACCGGCGGGCAGCTCGCTGCCCCTGTCGGACTTCTTCGTCGTCAAGCCCGGCGCGACGGCGGCACAGATGAACGACGCTCTCGCGCAGGGCAAGAACCTGCTGGTCACCCCGGGTGTCTACCACCTGAACCAGACCCTGAAGGTGACCCGGCCCGACACCGTCGTGCTCGGCCTCGGCCTGGCGACCCTCATCCCGGACAACGGCGTCACGGCCATGACGGTCGCCGACGTGGACGGCATCAAGCTCGCCGGGATCCTCTTCGACGCCGGGACCACCAACTCGGCGCAGCTCCTGGAGATGGGCCCGAGCGGCTCCTCCGCCGACCACGGCGGCAACCCCAGCTCCCTGCACGACGTGTTCTTCCGGATCGGCGGCGCGGCCGTCGGCAAGGCCACCACCAGCCTCACCGTCAACAGCGACGACGTCATCGGCGACCACCTGTGGATCTGGCGCGCCGACCACGGCAACGGCGTCGGCTGGAACACCAACACCGCGGACACCGGGCTCGTGGTCAACGGCGACGACGTCACCATGTACGGCCTGTTCGTCGAGCACTACCAGAAGCACCAGACCATCTGGAACGGCAACGGCGGGCGCACGTACTTCTACCAGAACGAGATGCCCTACGACCCGCCCAACCAGGCGGCCTGGATGAACGGTTCCACGCAGGGCTACGCCGCCTACAAGGTCGCGAACTCCGTGACCAGCCACCAGGTGTACGGCTTCGGCAGCTACTGCTACTTCAACGTGAACCCGGCCGTCACCGCGGAACACGCCATCGAGGCGCCCAACTCGGCGAACGTGCGCTTCCGCAGCATGGTGACGGTCTCGCTCGGCGGCACCGGCACGATCCGCCATGTGGTCAACGACCGCGGCGGCCCGTCCAACTCCGCGACCAACGTCGCCAACCTCGTCAGCCACCCGTGA
- a CDS encoding NPP1 family protein, with product MGRKSLGVLAGAAALVLVFPATALAAPPPALPANAEALDSTFQPAYDYDTDGCYATAAIGPDGTVNGGLNPSGAVNGQCHDASDLDSVNTYSRSKCNNGWCAIVYGSYFEKDQALAGSGLGGHRHDWEHVVVWVQNNEAQYVSTSNHGSFTVHNRSAIRWDGTHAKVVYHKDGISTHCFRAATAGDEPPENHKGTWQRPPLVGWNGYPAGLRSTLTSYNFGSATLGIKDSTFNSHLSSAKPSGIAFDPNA from the coding sequence TTGGGCCGGAAGTCGCTCGGCGTCCTGGCGGGCGCCGCGGCTCTGGTCCTTGTTTTCCCGGCCACCGCCCTGGCGGCGCCGCCCCCCGCGCTGCCCGCCAACGCGGAGGCGCTGGACTCGACGTTCCAGCCCGCGTACGACTACGACACGGACGGCTGCTACGCCACGGCGGCCATCGGCCCCGACGGGACCGTCAACGGCGGGCTCAACCCGAGCGGCGCCGTGAACGGCCAGTGCCATGACGCGTCCGACCTGGACAGCGTCAACACCTACTCGCGCTCCAAGTGCAACAACGGCTGGTGCGCGATCGTCTACGGCTCCTACTTCGAGAAGGACCAGGCCCTGGCCGGCAGCGGGCTCGGCGGCCACCGGCACGACTGGGAGCACGTCGTGGTCTGGGTGCAGAACAACGAGGCCCAGTACGTCTCGACGTCCAACCACGGCTCGTTCACGGTCCACAACCGTTCGGCGATCCGCTGGGACGGTACGCACGCCAAGGTCGTCTATCACAAGGACGGGATCAGCACGCACTGCTTCCGCGCCGCGACCGCGGGCGACGAGCCGCCGGAGAACCACAAGGGGACCTGGCAGCGACCCCCGCTGGTCGGCTGGAACGGGTATCCCGCCGGGCTGCGCTCCACGCTGACCTCGTACAACTTCGGAAGTGCGACGCTCGGCATCAAGGACAGCACGTTCAACTCGCACCTGTCGTCGGCGAAGCCGTCGGGGATCGCGTTCGACCCCAACGCCTGA
- a CDS encoding alpha/beta fold hydrolase, giving the protein MSTIAVKAAQLRSGLVLPYAEAGYPDGVPVLFVHGLADSWWAFEPLLRQLPAALHGYAPTQRGHGDAERPPAGYGPQDFAGDLVEFLDAVGIHRAVLVGASSGGVAARLVAGSHPDRVAGLVLAGVPATLADKPGAKALAEKVEALVDPVPRAFVDEMLAGLTARPPGRGLLATIAEENLKVPARVWRETLRGLLETDLAATLRGIVVPALVLWGDADGVLPRSDQQQILDTLFDARLVVYEGAGHALYWEEPERLVQDVAAFAAKVLPDRPDPPDRSGGGDAPGRAGTPPPPGGRAEGRK; this is encoded by the coding sequence GTGAGCACGATCGCGGTGAAGGCCGCCCAGCTGCGGAGCGGGCTCGTCCTCCCGTACGCGGAGGCGGGGTATCCGGACGGCGTCCCCGTCCTCTTCGTGCACGGCCTCGCGGACTCCTGGTGGGCGTTCGAGCCGCTGCTCAGGCAACTCCCCGCCGCGCTGCACGGCTACGCCCCCACCCAGCGCGGCCACGGCGACGCCGAACGGCCCCCGGCGGGCTACGGCCCGCAGGATTTCGCCGGTGACCTCGTGGAGTTCCTCGACGCCGTGGGCATCCACCGCGCGGTCCTGGTCGGTGCGTCGAGCGGTGGTGTGGCCGCGCGGCTGGTCGCGGGCAGTCATCCCGACCGGGTGGCGGGTCTCGTCCTGGCGGGCGTCCCGGCCACCCTCGCCGACAAGCCGGGCGCGAAGGCCCTGGCGGAGAAGGTCGAGGCTCTCGTCGACCCCGTGCCGCGCGCCTTCGTCGACGAGATGCTCGCCGGCCTCACGGCCCGTCCGCCGGGGCGCGGACTTCTGGCGACGATCGCCGAGGAGAACCTGAAAGTGCCCGCACGGGTGTGGCGGGAGACTTTGCGCGGTCTGCTGGAGACGGATCTCGCGGCCACGCTGAGAGGAATCGTCGTTCCCGCACTCGTGCTCTGGGGCGACGCCGACGGTGTCCTGCCGCGCTCCGACCAGCAGCAGATCCTCGACACGCTCTTCGACGCGAGGCTCGTCGTGTACGAGGGCGCCGGTCACGCCCTGTACTGGGAGGAGCCCGAACGGCTCGTCCAGGACGTCGCGGCCTTCGCCGCCAAGGTCCTGCCCGACCGTCCGGACCCTCCCGACCGTTCCGGGGGTGGCGACGCCCCGGGCAGGGCCGGGACGCCACCGCCCCCGGGAGGCCGGGCGGAAGGGCGGAAGTGA
- a CDS encoding AMP-dependent synthetase/ligase, whose translation MHPLEVSRQASPLMQGGLADSLFETAERDPFLPQLARRSDTSPAAWSQVTAIELRDEVVDVARGFIAAGIFPGHRVAVMARTRYEWTVLSYALWTVGAEIVPIYPTSSHEQVAWILQDASCVAVVVEDEQGIMTVGSVCATLPALRHVWQLDAGALADLAEAGLSVPVTTVESMRRIVLPDSTAVIAYTSGTTGHPKGCALSHSSLASPCDTLLAGWGHTAAPPGQQPAVLAFLPFSHVYGLMIQGLCMRGGILMGHEPDLRAETLAEALLSFRPTYLYAVPYVFEKLYKNFLRKAEEAGKGALFERAVRTAQDFAAAAERHRLGAGPGPGLDLRLQHAVYDKTVYRKLRAALGGRVCGAVSGGSPLNRELALFYSGIGIFVHDGYGLTETSGGITAQPVGREKFGTVGQPLPDTEIHVADDGEILVRGPSVFQGYVNDDEGNRAALHNGWLATGDIGRLDDEGYLSITGRKKDIVITSGGKSVAPAALEERLRVHPLVHQAVVVGDNRPCVGALITLDPEYLAHWRSVHAVPGDVHDRERREEHALREEINRAVGAANSTVSRSESIRVYRVLPEAFDLANGLLTPSMKLRRDAIADRYAAEIEAMYQSSSRTPRSIAPAPAADPYGWDESDNVFG comes from the coding sequence ATGCACCCCTTGGAAGTATCCAGACAGGCCTCGCCCCTGATGCAGGGAGGGCTCGCCGACAGTCTCTTCGAGACAGCTGAACGCGATCCTTTCCTGCCGCAACTGGCACGCCGCTCCGACACCTCTCCCGCAGCCTGGTCGCAGGTCACCGCGATCGAGCTGCGGGACGAAGTGGTGGACGTGGCCAGGGGCTTCATCGCGGCCGGGATCTTCCCGGGCCACCGCGTGGCCGTCATGGCACGTACGCGCTACGAGTGGACCGTGCTCAGCTACGCGCTGTGGACGGTGGGCGCCGAGATCGTCCCGATCTATCCGACCTCCTCGCACGAGCAGGTCGCGTGGATCCTCCAGGACGCGAGCTGCGTGGCCGTGGTGGTGGAGGACGAGCAGGGCATCATGACGGTCGGCTCGGTGTGCGCCACGCTCCCGGCCCTGCGGCACGTCTGGCAGCTCGACGCCGGGGCCCTGGCGGACCTGGCCGAGGCGGGCCTGTCGGTACCGGTCACCACCGTCGAGTCCATGCGCCGGATCGTGCTGCCGGACTCGACGGCCGTCATCGCCTACACCTCGGGCACGACGGGACACCCCAAGGGCTGCGCGCTGAGCCACAGCAGCCTGGCCAGCCCCTGCGACACCCTGCTGGCCGGATGGGGGCACACCGCCGCGCCTCCCGGGCAGCAGCCGGCCGTCCTGGCCTTCCTGCCCTTCTCCCACGTCTACGGCCTCATGATCCAAGGGCTGTGCATGCGCGGCGGGATCCTCATGGGCCACGAACCCGACCTGCGCGCGGAGACACTGGCCGAGGCCCTGCTGTCCTTCCGGCCCACCTATCTCTACGCCGTCCCGTACGTCTTCGAGAAGCTGTACAAGAACTTCCTCCGCAAGGCCGAGGAGGCGGGCAAGGGCGCACTGTTCGAGCGTGCCGTCCGTACCGCGCAGGACTTCGCCGCGGCCGCCGAGCGGCACCGGCTGGGAGCCGGCCCCGGCCCGGGCCTCGATCTGCGGCTGCAGCACGCCGTCTACGACAAGACGGTGTACCGCAAGCTCCGCGCGGCCCTGGGCGGAAGGGTGTGCGGCGCCGTGTCGGGCGGCTCTCCCCTGAACCGTGAACTCGCCCTCTTCTACTCGGGGATCGGAATCTTCGTCCACGACGGGTACGGGCTCACGGAGACGAGCGGCGGCATCACGGCCCAGCCCGTCGGCCGGGAGAAGTTCGGCACCGTGGGACAGCCGCTGCCCGACACGGAGATCCATGTGGCCGACGACGGGGAGATCCTCGTCCGGGGGCCCTCGGTCTTCCAGGGGTACGTCAACGACGATGAGGGCAACCGGGCCGCGCTGCACAACGGCTGGCTGGCCACCGGTGACATCGGCAGGCTCGACGACGAGGGCTATCTGAGCATCACGGGCCGCAAGAAGGACATCGTCATCACGAGCGGCGGCAAGAGCGTCGCCCCCGCGGCTCTGGAGGAACGACTGCGGGTCCATCCGCTCGTCCACCAGGCGGTCGTCGTGGGTGACAACCGGCCCTGTGTGGGAGCCCTGATCACCCTCGATCCCGAGTACCTCGCCCACTGGCGCTCGGTCCACGCCGTCCCGGGCGACGTCCACGACCGCGAGAGGCGCGAGGAGCACGCCCTGCGGGAGGAGATCAACCGCGCTGTCGGCGCGGCCAACTCCACCGTGTCGCGCTCGGAGTCCATTCGCGTGTACCGGGTGCTGCCGGAGGCGTTCGACCTGGCCAACGGGCTGCTCACCCCGTCGATGAAGCTGCGCAGGGACGCCATCGCGGACCGGTACGCCGCCGAGATCGAGGCGATGTACCAGTCGTCGTCGCGCACGCCCCGGAGCATCGCGCCCGCCCCCGCCGCCGACCCCTACGGCTGGGACGAGTCGGACAACGTCTTCGGGTGA
- a CDS encoding acyltransferase — protein sequence MDSESALDDSYFDHCPWDFGDRASAGQRDAQAAHQKRLADGGASIGPRCFVSPAAGVFTDVLRLGGNSYIAGHAYVTGEVTTGSDCTVNPYATVRGRIALGDGVRIGAHSSLLGFNHGFAPDRPVHRQPLTSEGITVGDDVWIGSNVVVLDGVTIGDHCVVGAGAVVTKDLPPWSVAAGNPARRLRDRRDLGPSRRATAESGGGLGDAVALFADRARSQAADLLARAWDADAGRYRDRPGAPPTVRAHCDAVEIADLLLGSSPPQLTAAEHAERLRALQDPTDGLVPELARDGGPGVLPARAADGWIDDGAAEYHVLSVGYALDLLGSRFAHPVRTVERMTAGRLVARLEALPWQTRAWSAGAWVDCWTTGAHHNLGLGAGAGEPGTLEALFGWLSTRVDPWTGMWGGTPSPAEGRLQLVNGYYRLTRGSFAQFGLPLPYAERAVDTALAHGGDPRWFAAGRQNACNVLDVAHPLWLAGRQSGHRTAEARAWAGEQLAHALGEWRDGTGFGFGPPGEQGTGPGREPGLQGTEMWLAIVWLLADLAGVADRLGYRPRGVHRPEAARSPVPGLPARPAAAFQTPVDNTL from the coding sequence ATGGATTCGGAAAGCGCCCTCGACGACTCCTACTTCGACCACTGCCCCTGGGACTTCGGCGATCGCGCCTCCGCCGGGCAACGGGACGCCCAGGCCGCACACCAGAAGCGCCTGGCGGACGGCGGGGCGAGCATCGGCCCGCGCTGCTTCGTCTCGCCCGCCGCCGGAGTCTTCACCGACGTGCTGCGTCTCGGCGGGAACTCGTACATCGCCGGGCATGCCTACGTCACCGGCGAGGTGACTACGGGCTCCGACTGCACCGTCAATCCGTACGCCACCGTGCGGGGGCGGATCGCGCTGGGGGACGGGGTGCGGATCGGCGCCCACAGTTCGCTGCTCGGCTTCAACCACGGGTTCGCGCCCGACCGGCCCGTGCACCGGCAGCCGCTCACCAGCGAGGGCATCACCGTCGGCGACGACGTGTGGATCGGCTCGAACGTCGTCGTGCTGGACGGGGTGACCATCGGCGACCACTGCGTGGTGGGCGCGGGAGCGGTCGTGACCAAGGACCTGCCGCCCTGGTCGGTCGCCGCCGGCAACCCGGCCCGCAGACTGCGCGACCGGCGCGACCTCGGTCCCTCCCGGCGCGCGACGGCGGAGAGCGGTGGCGGACTCGGGGACGCGGTCGCCCTGTTCGCCGACCGTGCCCGGTCGCAGGCCGCGGACCTCCTCGCCCGCGCCTGGGACGCCGACGCGGGCCGGTACCGCGACCGGCCCGGCGCTCCGCCGACCGTCCGCGCCCACTGCGACGCCGTGGAGATCGCCGATCTGCTCCTGGGCTCGTCCCCGCCGCAGCTGACCGCCGCCGAGCACGCCGAGCGGCTGCGCGCCCTGCAGGACCCCACCGACGGACTGGTGCCCGAACTCGCCCGCGACGGCGGCCCCGGCGTACTGCCCGCCCGGGCGGCGGACGGCTGGATCGACGACGGCGCAGCCGAGTACCACGTGCTGTCCGTGGGCTACGCGCTGGATCTGCTGGGCTCCCGCTTCGCCCACCCGGTCCGCACCGTGGAACGCATGACGGCGGGCCGACTGGTCGCACGCCTGGAGGCACTGCCCTGGCAGACCCGGGCATGGTCGGCCGGTGCCTGGGTGGACTGCTGGACGACCGGCGCGCACCACAACCTCGGGCTGGGCGCCGGAGCGGGCGAACCGGGCACTCTGGAGGCGCTGTTCGGCTGGCTGAGCACCCGGGTGGATCCATGGACCGGGATGTGGGGCGGGACTCCCTCACCGGCTGAGGGCCGACTGCAGCTCGTCAACGGCTACTACCGGCTCACACGCGGCTCGTTCGCCCAGTTCGGGCTCCCACTGCCGTACGCGGAGCGGGCGGTGGACACCGCGCTCGCCCACGGCGGGGACCCGCGCTGGTTCGCCGCGGGCCGGCAGAACGCGTGCAACGTGCTGGACGTCGCCCACCCGCTGTGGCTCGCCGGGCGGCAGAGCGGCCACCGGACCGCCGAGGCGCGAGCCTGGGCCGGGGAGCAGTTGGCTCACGCGCTGGGAGAGTGGCGGGACGGAACGGGATTCGGCTTCGGCCCGCCGGGTGAGCAAGGTACGGGCCCCGGCCGGGAACCCGGTCTCCAGGGCACCGAGATGTGGCTGGCCATCGTCTGGCTGCTCGCCGATCTCGCGGGGGTCGCGGACCGGCTGGGGTACCGGCCGCGTGGCGTCCACCGCCCCGAGGCCGCCCGCTCACCCGTACCGGGGCTGCCCGCTCGTCCGGCAGCTGCTTTTCAGACCCCTGTCGACAACACGCTGTAG
- a CDS encoding endonuclease/exonuclease/phosphatase family protein — protein sequence MRRRGTARALVTALMCVLVALPARSGAAPEAAAAPNTARDVYVGTFNIYGNIGHRGDAGDWIRDEADAVRELTLGDTDRWLFIGLQEVCKTQGERFARELGMRSAFVDTGTDCADGQPYGNTILFHSAERLLPAALLPNPDGRGGERGIICAVVRVPEDPDRSGRPVPDRPDSDPPVSHPPVSDPRVSEPPVTACSTHLSVGETKDRERRAQTEFIHDEWKPDGTHALGADGPVVLAGDLNALPDARELDVMYGGNAVEASGPREAGPPYTRATYDDGRKLDYLFTWGERGAGRWHCTGTRRTVNSDHSFYYSVLSTGV from the coding sequence GTGCGAAGACGCGGCACGGCCAGGGCGCTCGTGACGGCCCTCATGTGCGTACTGGTGGCACTCCCCGCGAGAAGCGGTGCCGCGCCCGAGGCGGCCGCCGCACCGAACACCGCCCGTGACGTCTACGTCGGGACGTTCAACATCTACGGGAACATCGGCCACCGGGGAGACGCCGGTGACTGGATCAGGGACGAGGCCGACGCCGTCCGGGAGCTCACCCTCGGCGACACCGACCGGTGGCTGTTCATCGGCCTCCAGGAGGTCTGCAAGACGCAAGGGGAGCGGTTCGCAAGGGAGTTGGGCATGCGCAGCGCCTTCGTGGACACCGGGACGGACTGCGCCGACGGCCAGCCGTACGGGAACACCATCCTCTTCCACTCGGCAGAGAGGCTCCTGCCGGCGGCACTGCTGCCCAACCCGGACGGCAGGGGTGGCGAGCGGGGCATCATCTGTGCCGTCGTCCGTGTTCCGGAAGATCCGGACCGGTCGGGGCGGCCCGTCCCCGATCGGCCCGACTCCGATCCGCCTGTCTCCCATCCGCCCGTCTCAGATCCGAGGGTGTCCGAACCACCCGTCACGGCCTGCAGTACGCACCTGAGCGTGGGCGAGACCAAGGACCGTGAGCGGCGGGCACAGACCGAGTTCATCCACGACGAATGGAAGCCGGACGGCACGCACGCGCTCGGCGCCGACGGCCCCGTCGTCCTCGCGGGAGACCTGAACGCGCTGCCCGACGCGCGGGAGTTGGACGTCATGTACGGCGGCAACGCCGTCGAGGCGAGCGGCCCTCGTGAGGCCGGACCGCCGTACACCCGGGCGACCTACGACGACGGCCGCAAGCTCGACTACCTGTTCACCTGGGGTGAGCGGGGCGCCGGGCGCTGGCACTGCACCGGCACGCGCCGGACCGTCAACTCGGACCACAGCTTCTACTACAGCGTGTTGTCGACAGGGGTCTGA
- a CDS encoding DUF6629 family protein: protein MCFSATADLVAGCGIAAVGVACVARTRRAVDLPMVALPLILGVHQIVESLVWRSGGGTGPATVAWAAIALPLLAVWVPVGVLCVAPPDARRRLMIPLVAGIATAAVLSARLASHGVTAEIRGHTVGYAVSLPAPEVLVAGYLLATIGALLLSGDRILHILGILVTVGAATCWALWEAEFVSTWCAFAAVCSLVMYAWVRGRSVSPVAPRTFVEG from the coding sequence ATGTGCTTCAGTGCGACGGCCGATCTCGTGGCGGGCTGTGGCATCGCCGCCGTCGGGGTGGCCTGCGTGGCGCGGACCCGCAGGGCGGTCGACCTGCCGATGGTCGCGCTGCCCCTGATCCTGGGCGTGCATCAGATCGTCGAGTCCCTGGTCTGGCGCTCCGGCGGTGGTACGGGACCGGCCACCGTGGCCTGGGCGGCGATCGCCCTGCCGCTGCTGGCGGTGTGGGTGCCCGTGGGCGTGCTGTGCGTGGCACCGCCGGACGCGCGGCGCCGGCTCATGATCCCTCTCGTCGCGGGAATCGCCACCGCGGCCGTCCTCTCGGCCCGCCTCGCCTCGCACGGTGTGACGGCAGAGATCCGCGGCCACACCGTCGGCTACGCCGTCTCGTTGCCCGCTCCGGAGGTGCTCGTGGCGGGCTATCTGCTGGCCACGATCGGCGCGCTGTTGCTCTCCGGCGACCGGATCCTGCACATTCTCGGCATCCTGGTGACCGTGGGCGCGGCGACCTGCTGGGCGCTGTGGGAGGCGGAGTTCGTCTCTACGTGGTGCGCGTTCGCGGCGGTGTGCTCGCTGGTGATGTACGCGTGGGTGCGCGGGAGGTCCGTGTCGCCGGTCGCACCCCGGACGTTCGTCGAAGGGTGA